The DNA sequence GCTCGTCTTTCTGTTGCCCAAGGAACCCCCGAAGCGTGCCTTCGAAACCGAGCTGGGTTCGCCGTTCGGCGACGAAGACGGCCTCGACCGGATCGGCGGGTTCGACGACGAGTTGTCCCTCGAACTCGACCCGACCGAGATCACGACGCCCGAACCCTTGATGCCCGAACTGATCACCGGGCTTGATGTGAACACCGATCGTGTCCAGACCGATCCCAGCCGCTCAGAGGTGGGTGGATCGACCGGCCTGGGCGGCGGAGAGTTCGGCACCGCCCGGTTCGGCGAAGGGCTGGAGACGATCCAGGGGGTTGAGGTCAAGGTTGGCGATCCTCAGTTCACCTTGATCTGGGACACGGCCGCCGACATCGACCTGCATGTCGTCGAACCCGGCGGCTCCCATATTTACTGGGCCTCGCGACAGGGGAAAAAGGGCGGAGAACTGGACGTCGACGATACCGACGGTTTCGGCCCGGAAAACGTCTACTGGCTTGACCCTGAGGCCCAGCACAGCGAGAAAGTCAAAGGGCTGGGACCTTCCGGTGTCTATCACTGGTATGTCCACTACTACGGACCTCCCGGAGGCTTTGGCGGAAAGGTTGTCCCGACCCGATGGAAGGTTCGTGTCAAACATGCGGGCGAGGTGTCGGTCTTCGAGGGAACCCTCCGCCGGATCAACCAGCGCAGCGACGTCCGCAGCCTCCGCGTCGGATCGACCTCCGAGCCGTGATGCCCCGGAACTCAAGAACGCTCAAATCCACCATGAAGGGACGACGATGGTGACGACCTCTCGCCGCCAATTTCTCCAGGCCGGAATCGGTCTGGCCGCCGCTTCGGGCTTTGCCTCGCCGAACCTCGTCGCCCAGGAACCGGGCGATCGGCCGAAGCGATCTGATCTAGTTCGCGTCCTGAACCCGAAAACGCGAGTCCCCCTCAGTTTTATCATCGACGACTCGACCTGCCTGGTAAATCTCGCCCACTTCTGCATCCCTCAATTCGCCGAGGTCTTTCCCGACCAGTACCTCCAGCCCTGGCAAGAGCTTCCCCGAGAAATCCCAGATTCCTTCGTCCGATCATTCGGCGAGTGGTGCCACGATCACGGCGTGAAAGGCAAGTACAGCATCGTTCCCTATCCAGCCTGCGTTGGTTGGATCGACCGAGAGATGCCCGGCTGGTCGCGCCGCCAACTGGAAGATAGCCTCCAGCTGGTCCGGACCCTGATGATGCCCGACTGGGACATCCATCCCGAGATGATCACCCATACCTGGGCCATCAACACCAAAACGGGCCGCCCTTATGAGGAACGCACCGAGCGCTTCATGGAAAACTGGGGGTTCAGCGTCGGCAAGTCAGTCGATGAGTTGACCGATTATTTCGCCTACGCCCTCCGATTGCTCAAGAATGTCGGTCTGCCTTGCGAAGGGGTCACGACTCCGGGCGGCTTCGGCTCTCGGGTCCTACCGGAACTCTCTCAGGCTACCTTTGAATCGGTCCGAGACGTCTTCGGCGCCGAGATCCCGCACTACTTCCGCCACCTCTACACCGACGATCGCAGCGTGGCCCCTCGGGTCGAGTACGCCTCGGGCCTCGACGGCGACGACCCCCGCTGTGTTGTCTCGATCATCGGCTGTACAGGCGACTGGTTCGGCGGCTGGGATGGTCTGACCCCCGGCTCGGTGGACCAGTTCATCACCGAGGACCTCAAGGGCGGTCGCCTCCCCGAGGTCATTGACCGCGGTGAACCAGCCGTCCTCGTCTGCCACTGGCCCGGCATTTATTTCAACGGCGACGAGCTTGGATTCAACATTTTCAAGGAGATCGTCGCCCGCCTGAACGCTGCCTACGACAACCTGATCTGGATGAAAAACTCCGAGATTGCCCGCTACTGGGCTGCCCGGGAGCTGACGACCATTTCGGCCGACGCCGATCAGGTCTCCTTCCGCGCCCCTTACGCTTGCCCCGGATTCACGGTCGAGGTCGATGGCCCCCCGCCGGGTCTGCCCACGCTCCAGGGTGCTGACGGCGCTTCAATTTCCCTACGAGAGGTGCGCGGGCCGCTCCAGCTTGACCACGGGACCTGGTGCCGGACGACCCAGGGCTCCATCGTTTGCTTTGATCTATCGAAAGGCCCCTCACGCCTCGTTTGGAAGACTGACGCCTGAGCGGTCCGAGTGTCGTTCCGGACGTGATTGTCTCGAAAAAAAACGCCCCCAAAGACCATCGTCTCCGGGGGCGCTGGGGCCTCATGGAGTAGCGTTCCGCCAGCTGCGTTACTGGGTCACATATCCGGTCGGAACCAGCGTTGGCTGCGGCAGGACCGGGCTCGGCTGGGCGGCGACCTCCGGAACGGCCGGGGCTTCCGGAACGGCGTTCGTTGCGGTCAACGCCGCGGGATTCAGAACCGGCTCGGTCGGATCGCGCTGGACCACCACGCGCATCCAGCCGGTCGGGTGCAGGTCTGAGACGTCTGCGATCAGGAACCCTTGCAGCTCATTGAGCGGCACGGGAGCATCGATGTTCTGGCCCTGCAAGCGTCCGGCAAGGACACCGAGCGCGCCCGATCGGTTCAGGAGGCCGAGGGTCTGCGTCTGGTCTTCCTCGTCGCCGACGGTCACGACCGTGGTGCCGGTGCCTCCGTAGGTGACGCTGGCGATCTCTCCCTGAACCCGAACTGACTTGCCGCCATTCTCAGGAGTGATGTCGGCGTCAACCGTCAGCTCGACCTCCTCCAGGATGAACCGAAGGACCCTTGTGTTTCCGCCGAACCCGAACAGGCCGCCCTGCTGGGCGAAATTCTCGGGAGCAGGAACCTCAATCGTCACCCCTCGCAAAAACGTCACCAGCCTTCCCTGAGCGTCGACGGCGAAGGCAGGAGGATCCTCCGGCTTGGTGAGACGCAGAGCAATGGCGTTCGGGTCGTCCGTTTGCGTTCGGATGTCCGCCATCGCATCAAGCAAATCCTGGTACGAGCCGTTGGGGATGACCTCGATTCCCTCGTCGATCGGCGCGTCTCCCTCGGGAGGAATGACCTTGATCAAGAGGGTCTCCACGTCTTTCACCTGATCGGTCTGATAGAACCCGGCGGCTAGGTTCGTCAGGGTCGAGTTCAGGTGCACATCTACGGTCAGACCACTCTGAGGCTGAACAAACTCGGGGGGTTTCGGGAAATCGGCACCGACCTGCGGCCCGGCCTCAGCAGCCCACTGAAGGACTCCCGACACGTAGGCCGCCCAGGGCGCCGACGAGAGACTCAGTTGCGTGACGGCAAAATCCTCGAACCGCAACGTCCGGTTGCCGACCAGATATTGCCGGATCATTTGGTTCTGCTGTCCGACCTCCTCTGCCGACTTGATCGCCGCCAGTTCCCTGGTCCCGTCAACCGTTTCCGCCTGAATCTGAGGCAATGCCTGCTGTTGAAGTTCGGAGAGAATCCGGCCTTGATTGAACCCGATCATTGACGCGACAAACCGCATGAAACCTGGTCCGAGCCCCGGCTGTGGCGTGATACCAAAGGACGCAGAAACATTCGGGGCATTCTGTGTATCGACCACCAGACCCTCGGGGGTCAAAACCGCGGTTGCCGTGGCGTGGTTGGTGTTGTATATCGTCGCGCCGAATTGATACATGTTGGTCGCCTGCCGCCCTTGAGGGTCCGAGGCAACCTGCTGCTGGAAGTCGGTCACCGGCGTGGTGCTGTAGCTCCACTGGCTGTTGTAAAAGGCAATTCCGTTATTGCTGTGCAGAAGGCCGAATCCCGTGCGGGGGCCTGGCTGCACATACGACGTTTGACCCCGAAAGAAGATGGTTTCCGGGAACACAATCTGCTGATTGAGAAACGGCGAGAGGATGTTCGGATCGGCGACAATTTGCACGTTCGGCTTGTCGAGCATCGCCTGCATCGCGCCGGCGAGCTGTCCCGCCGGAGCCCACGGAAAATTCGTCTGGGTCCACCGAAGCGAGGCCAGGCCGCCCCGCAACTTCCTCGCCGCATTCAGCCGCTCCGAGACGGAACTGGCCGACTCGTACTCGCGAATCGCTGCGTTCAGTCGATCGACGTAGGTGGTCCAGTTCGTCTTCAGGATCGATTCGCGATCCCGAGGGGTTTCTGGCTCGGCTCCATCCTGCCCGTCCTCCTGAGCCTCTTCATCATTAAGGACCTCACCCGGAAGTCCGGCTACGGCCTGTTCCAAGGATTCAAGTGTCCGAGCCACCGCAAGCCTCGGCTCGAGCCATTCCGTGAGACTCTCGGCGATCCGATTCGACGGCCCCCAGTTCTTGGCCGTCAGAGCGTCTCGCATCCGGCCCAGTCGCTCCAGATGCTCCCGACGCTCGGTGATTGACTCGGCGCTTGACTGAGCGTTCAAGACATCAACAACAGCTTGAAAAAATGTATTCCAGTTTTCAACATTTTCAGGGGATTGGTCCTCGCCGGAAAGTTGCTCCTTGGCCTGATCAATCCTGGTGAGAATCTGCTGAAACGATGACGTGGCCGGTGCCGCGCCAAGCATGACGATCATACCCAGACTGAGAAGTCCAGCCGTTCCGATCCGCGTTCGAGCCCATTGCATCGCGTCCTGTTCCTCCCTCGATTGCGGGTCTTCGGTGATCCCAGACGATCCGGTATCTCGTGAAACTGGACCGGCTGGGGGATTGTTGATGATCCTGTAGCAAATGACGAGCCCAGACCAGGGGGTATCGGGCAATTCGAGACAATTGAAGGGGTTGGACGCCCCCCTTGGTCGTCGTGTTACAATAACGGCGAGCACGCGTTCTCGCGGGAATCGAAGCCGATCCGTGCTCGATTTTCTTCCCGATCCGCCCCATCCTGTTTGCCTTCATTCTCTCCAAGGGCCTGCGATGCTCGACCTCGAACGCCGACCCGAAGCAGCCTCGAACGGGGCCATTCGATGGCCAATCCGATGCCACCTTGTCATCTTTCCGGTCCTGGCGATGACGCTTTCCGGTTGCGGGCAAGGGGAATCGGTCTCGTCGGTCCCCGACGCCGTCGCCAGTACGTCGCCCGTCGAAGCCGATCTTGATCCTTTTGCCGCATCCGACACGGCCGACCGACAGCCTCGGGCCGCCAATCCGATGATCCCTCAGGAGCCGAGCCCATTCCGCTTTTCCGAAATTGCCTCGTCGGCCGGCATTGATTTTGTCCACATCTCCGGCATGACCGACGAGCGGCACTACCCTTCGGCCAATGCCTCGGGTGTCGCCATCTTTGATGCCGATGGCGACGGTGTGATGGATCTCTATTTCGCCTCCTGCACGTACCTTCCGCTCGGCTCGTCCAACGAAGGGAATAATCGCCTCTACCGAAACAATGGCGATGGCACGTTTTCGGACATCACCGAGTCCTCGGGACTCGGATTTCAGGGATTCTGCCACGGCATCGTTGTTGCCGACTTCGACAACGACGGTCTCCCCGACGTCTTCCTTGCCTGCTACGGCCCCAATCGCATGTACCGGAACAACGGTGACGGCACCTTTGCCGATGTCAGCAGCGAGGCCGGCATCGAGAACATGGACCGCACCGTTATCGACCGCGAAACCGACGCCTCCGGCAAGACCGTCGAACGCGAGCGGACCCTCATCAACTGGGCGTCCGGCGGTGCCGTGCTCGATTACGACAACGACGGCGACCTCGACCTCTACGTGGCGGTTCACGGCGATTGGCGACTGCCCGAGGACGACAAGTGGTGCGGCTTCGAGGATCGTGGCATCCGCCTCTATTGCTCTCCTCGCCAGATTCGCACCGTTAAGGATGTCTTCTACCGGAACAACGGCGACGGTACCTTCACCGACGTGACCGACGAGGTCGGCATGGGGCGCTCCGATGGTCACGGCTTCGGCGTCGTTGCCGCCGACTTGAACAACGACGGTCTGATCGACGTGTACGTCGCCAACGACCAGAACCCAAACTTCCTGTTCCTGAACAACGGCGACGGTAGCTTCACCGATGCGACCGAGACCTCCGGCGCCGCCTTCGACATCGACGGCATGGCCCAGTCGGGCATGGGTGTCGATGCCGAAGACATCGACGGCGATGGCCTTCCCGAACTGTTCGTCACCAATTTTCAGAACGAGTACAACACCCTCTACCGCAACACCGGCGACGGGTTTTTCACCGACATGACGCCGTTCTACGGCCTCTCTCAAGACAGTCGCCCCTGGGTCGGCTGGGGGTGTGCCCTGGCCGACTTCGACTCGGACGGCTGGCCTGATTGTTTCGTCACGAACGGCCACGTTGATGCGAACCATCCTGATTTTGAATATCCCGAGCCGCCGCTCTTGCTCCGCAACGTCGCCCTCGGCGACGACTCCACCAGCCGACGCTTCCGCCTCGCCACCCGGGATGTCGGCCCCTATTTCGACGCCAAGCACGTCGGCCGCGGGGCCGCCTTCGGCGACCTCGACGACGATGGCGACCTCGACATCGTCATCGTTCACAAGGATGATCGGCCCGCGATCCTCCGCAACGATACGCCCCGAGAGGGCCACCACTGGGTC is a window from the Tautonia rosea genome containing:
- a CDS encoding CRTAC1 family protein, translated to MLDLERRPEAASNGAIRWPIRCHLVIFPVLAMTLSGCGQGESVSSVPDAVASTSPVEADLDPFAASDTADRQPRAANPMIPQEPSPFRFSEIASSAGIDFVHISGMTDERHYPSANASGVAIFDADGDGVMDLYFASCTYLPLGSSNEGNNRLYRNNGDGTFSDITESSGLGFQGFCHGIVVADFDNDGLPDVFLACYGPNRMYRNNGDGTFADVSSEAGIENMDRTVIDRETDASGKTVERERTLINWASGGAVLDYDNDGDLDLYVAVHGDWRLPEDDKWCGFEDRGIRLYCSPRQIRTVKDVFYRNNGDGTFTDVTDEVGMGRSDGHGFGVVAADLNNDGLIDVYVANDQNPNFLFLNNGDGSFTDATETSGAAFDIDGMAQSGMGVDAEDIDGDGLPELFVTNFQNEYNTLYRNTGDGFFTDMTPFYGLSQDSRPWVGWGCALADFDSDGWPDCFVTNGHVDANHPDFEYPEPPLLLRNVALGDDSTSRRFRLATRDVGPYFDAKHVGRGAAFGDLDDDGDLDIVIVHKDDRPAILRNDTPREGHHWVRLLLTGTQSNRDAIGAIITVETNAQTIHRQRKSGTSMLSSNDPRVLIGLGKADRIDRLTIRWPSGAETVLEDVEVDRDLPITEPEA
- a CDS encoding YfaP family protein, encoding MTPEHREDAQRVDSLPSSPATAPIVSTDSGNASSPARSGNTTVTTSRATRLRRSITPLVRLKGRRTILDTPEEEAERKPLLETLLVGWTGSVIVHAALVALLLLLVFLLPKEPPKRAFETELGSPFGDEDGLDRIGGFDDELSLELDPTEITTPEPLMPELITGLDVNTDRVQTDPSRSEVGGSTGLGGGEFGTARFGEGLETIQGVEVKVGDPQFTLIWDTAADIDLHVVEPGGSHIYWASRQGKKGGELDVDDTDGFGPENVYWLDPEAQHSEKVKGLGPSGVYHWYVHYYGPPGGFGGKVVPTRWKVRVKHAGEVSVFEGTLRRINQRSDVRSLRVGSTSEP
- a CDS encoding twin-arginine translocation signal domain-containing protein translates to MVTTSRRQFLQAGIGLAAASGFASPNLVAQEPGDRPKRSDLVRVLNPKTRVPLSFIIDDSTCLVNLAHFCIPQFAEVFPDQYLQPWQELPREIPDSFVRSFGEWCHDHGVKGKYSIVPYPACVGWIDREMPGWSRRQLEDSLQLVRTLMMPDWDIHPEMITHTWAINTKTGRPYEERTERFMENWGFSVGKSVDELTDYFAYALRLLKNVGLPCEGVTTPGGFGSRVLPELSQATFESVRDVFGAEIPHYFRHLYTDDRSVAPRVEYASGLDGDDPRCVVSIIGCTGDWFGGWDGLTPGSVDQFITEDLKGGRLPEVIDRGEPAVLVCHWPGIYFNGDELGFNIFKEIVARLNAAYDNLIWMKNSEIARYWAARELTTISADADQVSFRAPYACPGFTVEVDGPPPGLPTLQGADGASISLREVRGPLQLDHGTWCRTTQGSIVCFDLSKGPSRLVWKTDA